A window of the Henckelia pumila isolate YLH828 chromosome 3, ASM3356847v2, whole genome shotgun sequence genome harbors these coding sequences:
- the LOC140889269 gene encoding uncharacterized protein, protein METLLKRFHSFKPPTLKGSENAIDCECWLEDIDQFFDSLDYSDDHRIRLVIHQLLGDDKSWWISMKKALDNRGTVVTWSFFKNEFYKLFFPASYRKDKGAEFATLRQENMNIEEYVSKFDSLLKFAPHFANN, encoded by the coding sequence atggaaaccttgctgaagaggtttcattCGTTCAAACCGCCAACCTTGAAAGGTTCTGAGAATGCTATTGACTGTGAGTGTTGgctggaggatatagatcagtTTTTcgattctctcgactattcaGATGACCAccgaatcaggttagttatTCATCAGCTGCTGGGTGATgataagagctggtggatttcAATGAAAAAGGCTCTTGATaatcgaggtacagttgtcACTTGGAGTTTTTTCAAGAATGAATTCTATAAGCTTTTCTTTCCAGCGTCTTATAGAAAGgacaagggtgctgaatttgccactCTGAGGCAAGAGAACAtgaatattgaggagtatgtGTCTAAGTTTGATAGCTTGCTGAAGTTTGCACCGCACTTTGCCAACAACtaa